A single genomic interval of Cupriavidus sp. MP-37 harbors:
- a CDS encoding Na+/H+ antiporter subunit C, translated as MAALYAIAIGILTAAGIYLLLRERVFTVVLGLTLLSYAVSLFLLGMGRLSIGRPPVIAPGASYADPLPQALVLTAIVIAFGMTAFAVVLALRSLGLTGSDHVDAAGRPPAHDGDAAAGGNAGDKEPRP; from the coding sequence ATGGCCGCGCTCTACGCCATTGCCATCGGCATCCTGACCGCCGCCGGCATCTACCTGCTGCTGCGCGAGCGCGTGTTCACGGTGGTGCTGGGGCTGACCCTGCTGTCGTATGCGGTCAGCCTGTTCCTGCTGGGCATGGGGCGGTTGTCGATCGGCCGGCCGCCGGTGATCGCGCCGGGGGCCAGCTATGCCGACCCGCTGCCGCAGGCGCTGGTGCTGACCGCCATCGTCATCGCCTTCGGCATGACCGCGTTCGCGGTGGTGCTGGCGCTGCGCTCGCTGGGCCTCACCGGCAGCGACCATGTCGACGCCGCCGGCCGGCCGCCGGCGCATGACGGCGATGCCGCCGCAGGCGGCAACGCTGGCGACAAGGAGCCGCGGCCATGA
- a CDS encoding Na+/H+ antiporter subunit E produces MLRRLLPHPWLSLILMLMWLMLVQSIAPGHWLLGAALGWAIGRLADRWLVLGAFRLSRPDLILRLSFHVLIDIIKANLEVAVMVLGRTARLRPAFIVVPLDVEHELATTALISIVSLSPGTLCAELSDDRRALLVHVLDLEEEAALVALIKSRYETPLKEIFQCLPS; encoded by the coding sequence ATGTTGCGTCGTCTGCTGCCCCATCCCTGGCTCAGCCTGATCCTGATGCTGATGTGGCTGATGCTGGTCCAGAGCATCGCGCCCGGACACTGGCTGCTGGGCGCGGCCCTCGGCTGGGCCATCGGCCGGCTGGCCGACCGCTGGCTGGTGCTGGGCGCCTTCCGCCTGTCGCGCCCGGACCTGATCCTGCGCCTCAGCTTCCATGTGCTGATCGATATCATCAAAGCCAACCTGGAAGTGGCCGTGATGGTGCTGGGACGCACCGCGCGACTGCGTCCGGCGTTTATCGTGGTGCCGCTCGACGTCGAGCATGAACTTGCCACCACCGCGCTGATCAGCATCGTTTCGCTCAGTCCGGGCACGCTGTGTGCCGAACTGAGCGACGACCGCCGCGCCTTGCTGGTCCATGTGCTGGACCTGGAGGAAGAGGCCGCGCTGGTCGCGCTGATCAAGTCGCGCTATGAAACCCCGCTCAAGGAGATTTTCCAATGCTTGCCATCGTGA
- a CDS encoding K+/H+ antiporter subunit F, with protein sequence MLAIVIPVCLVILGLAFLLTLGRLLRGPSLPDRIVALDTLNINAIALIVVLGISLDSAVFFEAALLIAVMGFVATVALSKYLQRGDIIEY encoded by the coding sequence ATGCTTGCCATCGTGATACCGGTCTGCCTGGTGATCCTTGGCCTGGCCTTCCTGCTGACGCTGGGCCGGCTGCTGCGCGGGCCCAGCCTGCCGGATCGCATCGTCGCGCTCGATACGCTCAACATCAACGCCATCGCGCTGATCGTGGTGCTGGGCATCAGCCTGGACTCGGCGGTGTTTTTCGAAGCCGCGCTGCTGATTGCGGTGATGGGCTTTGTCGCCACCGTGGCGCTCTCCAAGTACCTGCAGCGCGGCGATATCATCGAATACTAG
- a CDS encoding Na+/H+ antiporter subunit G has protein sequence MLHPVAEFIVCALLLVGSVFMLVGAIGLFRLPDFFMRLHGPTKSTTLGVGGVVLASVAYFSFRGDATLHELLVTAFLFLTAPISAHMLAKAALQRQLPVDPRTRGSGWMPRIRD, from the coding sequence ATGCTGCATCCCGTTGCCGAATTCATCGTCTGCGCGCTGCTGCTGGTGGGCAGCGTGTTCATGCTGGTCGGGGCCATCGGCCTGTTCCGGCTGCCGGATTTCTTCATGCGCCTGCATGGGCCGACCAAGTCGACCACGCTGGGCGTGGGCGGCGTGGTGCTGGCCTCGGTGGCGTACTTCAGCTTCCGCGGCGACGCCACCCTGCATGAACTGCTGGTGACCGCCTTCCTGTTCCTGACCGCGCCGATCAGCGCCCACATGCTGGCCAAGGCCGCGCTGCAGCGGCAGCTGCCGGTGGACCCGCGCACGCGGGGGAGCGGGTGGATGCCGCGCATCCGCGATTGA
- a CDS encoding DUF72 domain-containing protein: protein MIRIGISGWRYAGWRGVFYPEGLAQRRELEFASRAVETIEINGSHYALQTPKSYRAWHQATPPGFVFSVKGPRYLTHMLRFRDDSARPAMANFFASGVLALEEKLGPVLWQFPPNFAFDPERMDRFLSLIPHDTHRARELARQHNRNVSDPWYGTGRRRPIRHAVEIRHDSFCTPEFPALLRRHRVALVISDAVADWPYAEDVTSNFLYLRLHGSQTLYGGAYSDAALDRWAARLVEWANGKEPADAQRISPKRARAAAHRDIYCYFDNDKKVKAPFDAQRLRARIEEK from the coding sequence ATGATCCGCATCGGCATTTCAGGCTGGCGCTATGCCGGCTGGCGCGGCGTGTTTTATCCCGAGGGGCTGGCGCAGCGGCGCGAGCTGGAATTCGCGTCGCGCGCGGTCGAAACCATCGAGATCAACGGCTCGCACTACGCACTGCAGACGCCGAAAAGCTATCGCGCCTGGCATCAGGCCACGCCGCCGGGCTTTGTGTTCAGCGTCAAGGGCCCGCGCTACCTGACCCACATGCTGCGCTTTCGCGACGATTCGGCGCGGCCGGCGATGGCCAACTTCTTTGCTTCCGGCGTGCTGGCGCTGGAAGAAAAGCTGGGGCCGGTGCTGTGGCAGTTTCCTCCCAACTTTGCCTTCGATCCCGAGCGCATGGACCGTTTCCTGTCGCTGATTCCGCACGACACGCACCGTGCCCGCGAACTGGCGCGGCAGCACAACCGCAACGTCAGTGACCCGTGGTATGGGACGGGGCGCCGGCGCCCGATCCGGCATGCGGTCGAAATCCGCCACGACAGCTTCTGCACGCCCGAATTCCCTGCCCTGCTGCGCCGGCACCGGGTGGCGCTGGTGATCTCCGACGCCGTCGCCGACTGGCCCTATGCCGAGGACGTGACCAGCAATTTCCTGTACCTGCGCCTGCACGGCTCGCAGACGCTCTATGGCGGCGCCTATTCCGATGCCGCGCTGGATCGCTGGGCCGCGCGGCTGGTCGAGTGGGCCAATGGCAAGGAGCCGGCGGATGCGCAGCGGATCTCGCCGAAACGCGCACGGGCCGCCGCGCATCGGGACATCTACTGCTATTTCGATAACGACAAGAAGGTAAAGGCCCCGTTCGATGCGCAGCGCCTGCGCGCGCGCATCGAGGAGAAATAA
- a CDS encoding glycosyltransferase family 4 protein, with product MSQPKPPDIAPPLPDLLIFSVPFHPSVGGMERFAEDQALGLTELGYRIELATRTPAAPGDAPAFPYPVTRVAGVLELARAMLRHPLVVFVGLTFYDVLLATVLRRRIVLTHHGPYSHYGENRRFTAGNVKRWMARFYHNICVSRYLAGWIPGQPLVIHNGYRDDIFQSADAPRKPGSFAFVGRLVTEKGVDLLLRSFAKLRALRPEVSLTVIGDGPQYALLVALAATLECAEAVTFAGAQRPAVVATMLAQHACLVVPSIGYEPFGIVALEGLAAGCEVIVTRRGGLPEAVDGFGWVVEPGVDPLCETMLAVCAGESRRSEPGLRLFLADHQRNTVVRRYAEAIAGFMRH from the coding sequence ATGAGCCAGCCCAAGCCCCCGGACATCGCGCCGCCGCTGCCCGATCTCCTGATATTCAGCGTCCCGTTCCATCCCTCCGTGGGGGGGATGGAACGCTTTGCCGAAGACCAGGCGCTGGGGCTGACCGAGCTGGGCTATCGGATCGAGCTGGCGACGCGCACGCCGGCGGCGCCGGGCGATGCGCCGGCGTTTCCCTATCCGGTCACGCGCGTGGCCGGCGTGCTTGAGCTGGCGCGCGCCATGCTGCGGCACCCGCTGGTGGTGTTCGTCGGACTGACCTTCTACGACGTGTTGCTGGCAACTGTGCTACGCCGCCGCATCGTGCTGACGCATCATGGCCCGTACAGTCACTATGGCGAGAACCGGCGTTTCACGGCGGGCAACGTCAAGCGCTGGATGGCGCGCTTCTACCACAACATCTGCGTCAGCCGGTACCTGGCCGGATGGATACCGGGACAGCCGCTGGTGATCCACAACGGCTATCGCGACGACATTTTCCAGTCGGCAGACGCGCCGCGCAAGCCGGGCAGCTTTGCTTTTGTCGGCCGGCTGGTGACGGAGAAAGGGGTCGACCTGTTGCTGCGCAGCTTCGCCAAATTGCGCGCATTGCGGCCCGAGGTCAGCCTGACGGTGATCGGCGACGGTCCGCAGTACGCGCTGCTGGTCGCCTTGGCGGCGACCCTGGAGTGCGCCGAGGCCGTGACCTTTGCCGGCGCGCAGCGGCCCGCGGTAGTGGCCACGATGCTGGCGCAGCATGCCTGCCTGGTGGTGCCGTCGATCGGCTACGAGCCCTTCGGCATCGTCGCCCTGGAAGGCCTGGCGGCCGGCTGCGAGGTCATCGTGACGCGTCGCGGCGGGCTGCCAGAGGCCGTCGACGGTTTCGGCTGGGTGGTGGAGCCCGGCGTCGACCCGTTATGCGAAACGATGCTGGCCGTTTGCGCAGGCGAGTCGCGCCGCAGCGAGCCAGGCCTGCGCCTGTTCCTGGCCGACCACCAACGCAACACCGTTGTGCGCCGCTACGCTGAAGCGATCGCAGGCTTCATGCGGCACTAG
- a CDS encoding ISNCY family transposase, with protein MHEQGLVTMSMREVDRMKVIQAVADGHLARWRAAERLGISARHVRRLVLRLLEDGPSGLVSRKRGRPSNRQLPPGLESRERGLIRDSYADFGPTLATEKLRERHGIEISPACVRRIMIDAGFWVPRKLRPPKVHQPRNRRACLGELVQIDGSDHAWFEDRAPACTLLVYVDDATGRLMQLLFAPTESTLAYFTATRAYVERHGKPMAFYSDKAGIFRVNAKDNAEGRGYTQFGRALFELNIDILCANSSPAKGRVERMNGTLQDRLIKELRLRGISSLAAANAFAPHFIADFNARFAKVPRRDFDAHRRLRGDEDLERIFSWREWRKVSRSLTLQYDKLLYLLEDRPEHRRLVHRYLEVAEYPDGRIELWADGTSLPYTTYDRLSQIDRGAIVEHKRLGHVLAIAAQMQAQRDSREQAGPSRTLAGAPPRPAQPSASTKRQRQINRLDLERAMAAAPIQQKADILTWPTAIQPPHPELNSVTSGQPHRPTPTPQKHPTSHKKHAHADI; from the coding sequence ATGCACGAACAGGGATTGGTGACCATGAGCATGCGCGAAGTTGACCGCATGAAGGTGATTCAGGCTGTCGCCGATGGGCACTTGGCGCGCTGGCGCGCCGCCGAGCGTCTAGGCATCAGCGCCCGGCACGTTAGACGGCTTGTTTTGCGACTCTTGGAGGATGGGCCGAGCGGACTGGTTTCGCGCAAGCGCGGTCGTCCCAGCAACCGGCAATTGCCGCCAGGGCTGGAATCCCGCGAGCGCGGCCTGATCCGTGACAGCTATGCCGACTTCGGCCCGACCCTGGCTACCGAGAAGCTGCGCGAGCGCCATGGCATCGAGATTTCACCGGCGTGCGTACGCCGGATCATGATCGACGCCGGTTTCTGGGTCCCGAGGAAGCTGCGCCCACCCAAGGTGCACCAGCCGCGCAACCGCCGCGCCTGCCTGGGCGAGCTGGTGCAGATCGATGGCAGCGACCACGCCTGGTTCGAGGACCGGGCGCCGGCGTGCACGCTGCTGGTCTATGTCGATGACGCGACCGGGCGGCTGATGCAGCTGCTGTTTGCGCCAACGGAATCGACCCTAGCGTATTTCACCGCCACGCGCGCCTATGTCGAGCGCCACGGCAAGCCGATGGCGTTCTATTCGGACAAGGCCGGCATCTTCCGCGTCAACGCCAAGGACAATGCCGAAGGCCGCGGCTACACGCAGTTCGGGCGCGCGCTGTTCGAGCTGAACATCGACATCCTGTGCGCCAATTCGAGCCCGGCCAAGGGCCGGGTCGAGCGGATGAACGGCACGCTGCAGGACCGGCTGATCAAGGAACTGCGCTTGCGCGGCATCAGCAGCCTGGCCGCCGCCAACGCGTTTGCCCCGCATTTCATCGCCGACTTCAATGCGCGCTTTGCCAAGGTGCCCAGGCGCGACTTCGATGCGCACAGGCGGCTGCGCGGCGACGAGGATCTGGAACGAATCTTCAGCTGGCGCGAGTGGCGCAAGGTGTCCCGGAGCCTCACGCTGCAGTACGACAAGCTGCTGTACCTGCTCGAGGACCGGCCCGAGCACCGGCGCCTGGTCCACCGCTACCTCGAGGTGGCCGAATACCCGGACGGCAGGATCGAGCTGTGGGCCGATGGCACGTCGCTGCCCTACACCACCTATGACCGGCTGTCTCAGATCGACCGGGGCGCGATTGTCGAGCACAAGCGGCTGGGGCACGTGCTGGCCATTGCCGCGCAGATGCAGGCGCAGCGCGACAGCCGCGAGCAGGCGGGCCCATCGCGCACGCTGGCCGGCGCGCCGCCGCGCCCGGCCCAGCCGTCAGCCAGCACCAAGCGCCAACGTCAGATCAACCGGCTCGATCTGGAGCGCGCGATGGCGGCGGCCCCGATCCAGCAGAAGGCGGACATCCTAACTTGGCCCACCGCGATTCAACCGCCCCACCCTGAGCTGAACTCGGTCACGTCAGGCCAGCCCCACCGCCCTACGCCCACCCCGCAAAAGCATCCAACCTCGCACAAAAAGCACGCCCATGCCGACATTTGA
- a CDS encoding DUF4010 domain-containing protein, with amino-acid sequence MDPSIISASVALGIGLAIGLERERSQAADGGGEAPAGLRTFALASLAGVASAMLPSALVLPVMLLGAALLTAVGYYRSAGHDSGLTTEFALLLTLLLGALAAGHPALAAALATVVVLLLHGKSFLHHLARRVVTREEMSEALILATAALIVWPLLPDRYLGPLDAWNPHAIWLVVLLVLLAGAVGHVCARLFGERLGLPISGLFGGFVSSTATIAAMAVLSRQSEARIHGPVAAALLSSVATYVQMLVLLGATSLSALAALALPLAAGLAVIAAFGGIWLWRSWHEARGGTEGVPGGGIFDWRGAAVFALLFAVLQLVGAATQARAGKEGLLALSVGAGFADAHAAATSIGAMVGAGKLEPPAAVWPVLGALTANTISKIVASTAGGARFAVPVAFGLVLSTGAAWAAAWLLRLA; translated from the coding sequence ATGGACCCTTCGATCATTTCCGCATCGGTGGCATTGGGCATCGGACTGGCGATCGGGCTGGAGCGCGAGCGCAGCCAGGCGGCTGACGGCGGCGGCGAAGCCCCGGCCGGGCTGCGCACCTTCGCGCTGGCCAGCCTGGCGGGGGTGGCCAGCGCGATGCTGCCATCGGCGCTGGTGCTGCCGGTCATGCTGTTGGGCGCGGCCCTGCTGACGGCGGTGGGCTATTACCGCTCGGCCGGCCACGACAGCGGCCTGACCACGGAATTCGCGCTGCTGCTGACCTTGCTGCTGGGCGCGCTGGCGGCAGGCCATCCGGCGCTGGCGGCGGCGCTGGCCACGGTGGTGGTGCTGCTGCTGCACGGCAAGTCCTTCCTGCATCATCTGGCGCGCCGCGTGGTCACGCGCGAGGAGATGAGCGAGGCGTTGATCCTTGCCACCGCCGCGCTGATCGTCTGGCCGCTGCTGCCGGACCGCTACCTGGGCCCGCTCGACGCGTGGAACCCGCACGCGATCTGGCTGGTAGTGCTGCTGGTGCTGCTGGCCGGCGCGGTCGGGCACGTCTGCGCGCGCCTGTTCGGCGAGCGCCTGGGGCTGCCGATCTCGGGCCTGTTCGGCGGTTTCGTCTCCAGCACCGCCACCATTGCCGCGATGGCGGTGCTGTCGCGCCAGAGCGAGGCGCGCATCCACGGGCCGGTGGCGGCGGCGCTGCTGTCGAGTGTCGCCACCTACGTGCAGATGCTGGTGCTGCTGGGCGCCACCAGTTTGTCCGCGCTGGCGGCGCTGGCGCTGCCGCTGGCGGCGGGGCTGGCAGTGATCGCGGCCTTTGGCGGCATCTGGCTCTGGCGCTCGTGGCACGAGGCCCGTGGCGGCACCGAGGGCGTCCCCGGCGGCGGTATCTTCGACTGGCGCGGCGCGGCGGTGTTCGCGCTGCTGTTTGCCGTGCTGCAACTGGTGGGCGCGGCCACGCAGGCGCGGGCCGGCAAAGAGGGCCTGCTGGCGCTGTCCGTGGGCGCCGGCTTTGCCGACGCCCATGCCGCGGCCACCTCGATCGGCGCCATGGTCGGCGCCGGCAAGCTGGAGCCGCCGGCGGCGGTATGGCCGGTGCTGGGCGCGTTGACCGCCAATACCATCAGCAAGATCGTCGCCTCGACAGCGGGCGGCGCGCGCTTTGCGGTGCCGGTGGCGTTCGGGCTGGTGCTGTCCACCGGCGCGGCCTGGGCGGCGGCATGGCTGCTGCGGCTGGCCTGA
- a CDS encoding monovalent cation/H+ antiporter subunit D, which translates to MIHAVLLPILIPMFAGALLTAMPAQRLHAQRLASAVATLLLVPVAVLLLRHAAGGEIAVYAMGNWSAPFGIVLQLDRTGAMMLALTALLAVAALAAAGEGTARQGRHFHALFQFQLMGLNGAFLAGDLFNLFVFFEVLLIASYALLVHGAGRARVGAGLHYVILNLVASSFFLVAIGVLYGLSGTLNMAHLGLRLAGLPEQDLPLAVAAGAMLMLVFALKAALFPLYFWLPRAYASAAGPVAALFAIMTKVGIYAMLRCDALIFGGAQGLLGPFLHDWVFALALATLAVGALGALAATALRAMTSYLVVASVGLLAACVSMQSQAGWAAALYYLLSTTLCTAALFLLADALEPEAARTDGVPVSASRLAGLLYLVGVVAAVGLPPLSGFLGKAMILRATPAPWMPVLWPAVLGSSLLLLIAVSRTGTRLLWRLPHEAQRVAEGTEYLDEDHPGAARLRVRPDARKLACCMLLLAGNLALTVGARPVSDYVADAAAQLLDRAAYLRAVLPGERG; encoded by the coding sequence ATGATCCATGCCGTGCTGCTGCCCATCCTGATCCCGATGTTCGCGGGCGCGCTGCTGACGGCGATGCCGGCCCAGCGGCTGCACGCACAGCGCCTGGCCAGTGCGGTGGCGACGCTGCTGCTGGTGCCGGTGGCCGTGCTGCTGCTGCGCCATGCGGCCGGCGGCGAGATCGCGGTCTATGCCATGGGCAACTGGAGCGCGCCGTTCGGCATCGTGCTGCAGCTGGACCGCACCGGCGCGATGATGCTGGCCCTGACCGCGCTGCTTGCGGTGGCCGCGCTGGCCGCGGCGGGCGAGGGCACGGCGCGCCAGGGGCGGCACTTCCACGCGCTGTTCCAGTTCCAGCTGATGGGCCTGAACGGCGCGTTCCTGGCGGGCGACCTGTTCAACCTCTTCGTTTTTTTCGAGGTCCTGCTGATCGCGTCCTATGCGCTGCTGGTGCATGGGGCGGGGCGCGCGCGCGTCGGCGCCGGCCTGCATTACGTGATCCTGAACCTGGTGGCGTCGTCGTTCTTCCTGGTCGCGATCGGCGTGCTGTACGGGCTCTCCGGCACGCTCAACATGGCGCACCTGGGGCTGCGGCTGGCCGGGCTGCCGGAGCAGGACCTGCCGCTGGCGGTGGCCGCGGGCGCGATGCTGATGCTGGTGTTCGCACTCAAGGCGGCGCTGTTCCCGCTCTACTTCTGGCTGCCGCGCGCCTATGCCAGCGCGGCCGGGCCGGTGGCGGCGCTGTTCGCCATCATGACCAAGGTCGGCATCTACGCGATGCTGCGCTGCGATGCGCTGATCTTCGGCGGCGCGCAAGGGCTGCTGGGGCCGTTCCTGCATGACTGGGTGTTCGCGCTGGCGCTGGCCACGCTGGCGGTCGGGGCGCTGGGCGCGCTCGCCGCGACGGCGCTGCGTGCCATGACCAGCTACCTGGTGGTGGCGTCGGTCGGGCTGCTGGCAGCGTGCGTGTCGATGCAAAGCCAGGCCGGCTGGGCCGCGGCGCTGTACTACCTGCTCAGCACCACGCTGTGCACTGCAGCGCTGTTCCTGCTGGCCGATGCGCTCGAGCCCGAAGCCGCACGCACCGACGGCGTGCCGGTCAGCGCCTCGCGCCTGGCGGGGCTGCTATACCTGGTGGGCGTGGTTGCGGCGGTGGGCCTGCCGCCGCTGTCGGGCTTCCTGGGCAAGGCCATGATCCTGCGCGCCACGCCGGCGCCATGGATGCCGGTGCTGTGGCCGGCGGTGCTGGGCTCCAGCCTGCTGCTGCTGATCGCGGTCTCGCGCACCGGCACGCGGCTGCTGTGGCGCCTGCCGCATGAAGCGCAGCGCGTGGCCGAAGGCACGGAATACCTGGATGAGGACCATCCCGGCGCGGCGCGCCTGCGGGTGCGGCCGGATGCGCGCAAGCTGGCCTGCTGCATGCTGCTGCTGGCGGGCAACCTGGCACTGACCGTGGGCGCGCGTCCGGTCAGCGATTACGTCGCGGATGCCGCCGCGCAACTGCTGGACCGCGCCGCCTACCTGCGGGCGGTGCTGCCCGGCGAGCGGGGGTAG
- a CDS encoding TorF family putative porin, translating into MTLLRTSGSRHAAPAAIAAALWLASATPALAQAAADTADAAATHTFNANLALASDYRYRGLTQSNARPALQGGFDYSHASGFYLGNWNSSISWLGDSHPDVSAPIEMDFYGGYRHAFGDSGWSTDVGVLQYYYPGSYPDRYTSPDTTELYAGVGYGPVTLKYSYAPTNLFGMPDSRHSWYADLSANLPLGVWGLTLNADVGYQKVQVAGASYADWKLGLTKDLGHGFALALAYLDTNADRAVYTSAKGRYLGRATVWGSLSKTF; encoded by the coding sequence ATGACCTTGCTTCGCACTTCCGGCAGCCGGCACGCCGCACCCGCAGCGATTGCCGCTGCCCTGTGGCTCGCCAGCGCCACGCCCGCACTGGCGCAAGCCGCCGCCGACACGGCCGATGCCGCCGCAACCCACACGTTCAACGCCAACCTTGCGCTCGCCAGCGACTACCGCTACCGCGGCCTGACGCAAAGCAACGCCCGCCCGGCGCTCCAGGGCGGCTTCGACTACAGCCATGCCAGCGGCTTCTACCTCGGCAACTGGAACTCGAGCATCAGCTGGCTGGGCGACAGCCATCCGGACGTGTCCGCTCCCATCGAGATGGACTTCTACGGCGGTTACCGCCATGCATTTGGCGACAGCGGCTGGAGCACCGACGTGGGCGTGCTGCAGTACTACTATCCGGGCAGCTATCCCGACCGCTACACCAGCCCGGACACCACCGAGCTGTACGCCGGGGTCGGCTACGGCCCCGTGACGCTGAAGTATTCCTATGCGCCGACCAACCTGTTCGGGATGCCCGACAGCCGCCACAGCTGGTACGCCGACCTGTCGGCCAACCTTCCGCTCGGGGTGTGGGGCCTCACGCTCAACGCCGACGTGGGCTACCAGAAGGTGCAGGTGGCCGGGGCCTCGTACGCTGACTGGAAGCTTGGCCTGACCAAGGACCTGGGCCACGGCTTCGCGCTGGCGCTGGCGTATCTCGATACCAATGCCGACCGGGCGGTGTACACCAGCGCCAAAGGGCGTTACCTTGGCCGCGCCACCGTCTGGGGATCGCTGAGCAAGACGTTCTAG
- a CDS encoding class I SAM-dependent methyltransferase has product MGMQHQDKVFAGAIPEIYEALMVPMIFAPYAADLGRRIAALRPRRVLELAAGTGALTRELAERLAADTLVVATDLNAPMLARAQAAGTARPVQWREADAMRLPFDDASFDLVACQFGAMFFPDKGRAFAEARRVLVPGGTLVFNVWDRIAFNAFARDITAALAALFPDAPPDFMGRIPHGYHSQAAIEQDLRAGGFTAGAVFETVTETSHAANARMAAMAFCQGTPLRADLEARGPDALARATDHCEQALIGAYGTGPLAGPMQAHVVMVAAP; this is encoded by the coding sequence ATGGGCATGCAACACCAGGACAAAGTCTTTGCGGGGGCGATTCCCGAGATCTATGAGGCGCTGATGGTGCCGATGATCTTTGCGCCCTATGCCGCCGACCTGGGCCGGCGCATCGCCGCGCTGCGCCCACGCCGGGTGCTGGAGCTGGCCGCCGGTACCGGGGCGCTGACGCGCGAGCTGGCCGAGCGGCTGGCGGCGGACACCCTGGTGGTGGCCACCGATCTCAATGCACCGATGCTGGCGCGCGCGCAAGCCGCGGGCACCGCGCGCCCGGTGCAATGGCGCGAGGCCGACGCCATGCGGCTGCCGTTCGACGATGCCAGCTTCGACCTGGTGGCCTGCCAGTTCGGCGCGATGTTTTTCCCCGACAAGGGCAGGGCGTTCGCCGAGGCGCGCCGCGTGCTGGTGCCGGGCGGCACGCTGGTGTTCAATGTCTGGGACCGGATCGCATTCAACGCCTTTGCCCGCGACATCACCGCCGCGCTCGCCGCGCTGTTCCCCGACGCGCCGCCCGATTTCATGGGCCGGATCCCGCACGGTTACCACAGCCAGGCGGCCATCGAGCAAGACCTGCGCGCGGGCGGGTTCACGGCGGGCGCGGTCTTCGAGACCGTCACTGAAACCAGCCACGCCGCAAACGCGCGCATGGCCGCCATGGCGTTCTGCCAGGGCACGCCGCTGCGCGCCGACCTTGAGGCGCGCGGGCCGGACGCCCTGGCGCGCGCGACCGATCACTGCGAGCAGGCGCTGATCGGGGCCTACGGTACCGGACCGCTGGCCGGCCCGATGCAGGCACACGTGGTCATGGTCGCCGCGCCCTGA